AGCGGCGGACCCGAGCGTTTACTTCCCGCTCCTTCTTCAAGGACGTGCCGATCTCGTTACCGCCTCGATCGATAGCGACGTGCCCACCTTGCGGCGGGCGACGGAGCCTCGAGGGCTGACGGTGCATTTCTCGAGCTTCGCCGAATGGGGCTACGACGTCTTCGGCTATCTCCTGATCGCTCGCGAGGACCGCATCGCGTCACGCCCCGAGGAAGTCCGCGCATTCGCCGCCGCCACGACCCGCGCGGTGCGCTACGCCGTCGACCATCCGGATGAGGCGGTTACCATCTTGCTGGAGCACAATCCGACCCTGGACCGTGGGCTCATGCGGACGCAGTGGAACGCTTCGATTGCCGCCATCGATACGGCCTTCGTGAAGGAGCACGGCTACGGGCGAGCGACGCGAGAGCGGCTCGAGAGGAGCATCGAGCTCGTCACCGCGGCCTTCGAGCTCGATACGAGGCTCGGGCCGGACGATGTCTACGCCGGTGGCTTCATGCGCCAATGACTCTCTCGCGCAAGGCTACTTCTTCGCTAGTACCAGGGACCTTCCGATCAGCTTCTTCGGATCGGCGCCGGGCTTGGGAACGAACTTGTTCACCCACCCGCCGTCCCAGCTCGCGACGTAAACGTTACCCTCCTGGTCCACGTCGAGCTGGTGGGGACGCGACAGGCCACCGGGAAAGCCGCCCCTCGTTCCCCCGTACGCACCCCAGTAGTATTGGAGCTCGCCGTCCCGGTTGTACTTGAGAATCCGGTTGAGTCTCGCCGAGATCACCCAGACCGCATCGTTGTCGTCGATGAAGACGCCGACGGGGTCGGAAATGTCCGGCCACTCCTCGATGAACTCACCCTTCTCGGTGAATATCTGGATACGGTTGTTCGTACGGTCGCCGACGTAGACGCGATGTTCGCGGTCCACCGCGAGCCCGTGCACGAGGTCGAACTGCCCGGGACCGCTTCCAAGCTGGCCCCATTCCATCACGTACTCGCCATCGGCGTCGTACTTGACGATACGGGAGTTCCAGTACCCGTCTCCCAGAAGGAAGCTTCCGTCCGGAAGAAAAGCCAGCACCGCCGGGTCGCCATAGGAATAGGGACCGGGGTGCGGGTTCGCCCGCGCCTCTTCGCGGCTCGTGGGATGGTCGGGATCGTAGAGGCGCATCACCAGCTCGCTCCCGTCGTTGGTGAACTTGAGGATCTGCATGTTGACCCCGCGGCCGCCACCGCGCTCGACGACCCAGACGTGGCGCTCGGGGTCGTAGGGACTAATGTAAACCTGGTGGGGTTTGTTCAGGAGCGAGTCCCATTGCGTCCATCTCTCCACGATGTTTCCGCCTCGATCGACGACCACGAGGTAGTTCGTGCTTCCCTCTCGCTCCTCGCCATCGCCGTTCCGGTCCCCCCACACCACCACGATGATCCGGTCGGGGCTGTCCACGGCAACGCCCGAGACCTCGCCCCAAGTCCATGGCCCTTCGTGGTCTGGCGCCGGCTTCCACCAGTTCTCCGCGGCATCGTAGGCTCCGGTGCGATCGTCGCCTCCTTTGACGATCGCCCTTTGAGGATCCGGTGCCGGCGCCGCCTGGTTCTCGGCGTCGCAACCCATTGACACCGAAAGACCGGCGAAGACAACGAGGGCCGAGCCCAAGCGATTCATTCTCATCGCGCTTTGACCTCCGACAGGCGTGCGGGGGAGTATAGCGTCATCTGTCACCTCGGTGGACCGAGGCGGTGCCAGGAAACGCCGTCCCACTCCCAAAGGTCGTCCAGGCGACCTTCGGCGCCGATCCCCCCGTAGAGGACGACGCGGTCGCGCTTCGCGTCATAGGCCATGGCGTGAACGTTTCGTGCCTCGGGTGCGCTCTTCCTCTCATCGAGCCGCTGCCATTCGGAGCCCTGGAGTGTCCAGGTGTCGGCG
The DNA window shown above is from Vicinamibacteria bacterium and carries:
- a CDS encoding ABC transporter substrate-binding protein; protein product: MIRWVAAIIGLTFLPGARSSRAQEAPREIVFLTNYVFLGRHAPFFVGLEKGFYREAGFDIEILPSTGSGSVIAALEGGQADYGIAETAPFVQAVAKGAGLKAFGVYMDESTSGLASLTPHRRPESIAGKRIAASVTDSARVILPIIYHLEGLDPSILTWQAADPSVYFPLLLQGRADLVTASIDSDVPTLRRATEPRGLTVHFSSFAEWGYDVFGYLLIAREDRIASRPEEVRAFAAATTRAVRYAVDHPDEAVTILLEHNPTLDRGLMRTQWNASIAAIDTAFVKEHGYGRATRERLERSIELVTAAFELDTRLGPDDVYAGGFMRQ